The DNA window GAGAATAGAAAAAGAGATGACATTTGTCACCTCTTTTTCTATTCTATGAATGATTACGAACGTCTTTTGCGTGCTGCTTCAGACTTGCGTCTTTTTTTAACGCTTGGTTTTTCGTATCTTTCTCTTCTTTTAATTTCAGATAAGATTCCGGCTTT is part of the bacterium genome and encodes:
- the rpsU gene encoding 30S ribosomal protein S21, whose amino-acid sequence is MSEIQVGQDESIESALKRFKKKIQKAGILSEIKRRERYEKPSVKKRRKSEAARKRRS